A window of the Gemmatirosa kalamazoonensis genome harbors these coding sequences:
- a CDS encoding YybH family protein, with the protein MRRCTVALALLAVAACSPKADEKVDSTTAAAAVAAPNVANTKADEDSIRAISDRIGAAMSAHDTAAVRALYADDGVDFTPGMAPARGSAALVKEYGDMFGGMKGLKATLAPADVIVSQSGDLAVSRSRYQLSWTDAKGKPASDHGNVVVAWKKVNGQWKIATSINASEVPMPGM; encoded by the coding sequence ATGCGTCGCTGCACCGTTGCCCTCGCACTGCTCGCCGTTGCCGCCTGCTCCCCGAAGGCCGACGAGAAAGTCGACTCCACGACCGCTGCGGCCGCCGTCGCGGCGCCGAACGTGGCCAACACCAAGGCGGACGAGGACTCCATCCGCGCCATCAGCGATCGCATCGGCGCCGCGATGAGCGCCCACGACACCGCCGCCGTGCGCGCGCTCTACGCCGACGACGGTGTCGACTTCACCCCGGGAATGGCGCCGGCGCGAGGGAGCGCCGCGCTCGTCAAGGAGTACGGCGACATGTTCGGCGGGATGAAGGGCCTCAAGGCGACGCTCGCGCCGGCGGACGTGATCGTGTCGCAGTCCGGCGACCTCGCCGTCTCGCGCTCGCGCTACCAGCTGTCGTGGACCGACGCGAAGGGAAAGCCCGCCAGCGACCACGGCAACGTCGTCGTCGCGTGGAAGAAGGTGAACGGCCAGTGGAAGATCGCGACGAGCATCAACGCCTCCGAAGTCCCCATGCCGGGCATGTGA
- the topA gene encoding type I DNA topoisomerase: MPTKKKDTEPTKAAARKAAPAKATPAKATAKKATAKKAAAKRTLKYQPADDDEPSEPGSTSLVIVESPAKAKTIGKYLGRGYKVRATVGHVLDLPEKKLGIDIEGGFEPELVPIPGKEPVIADLKKNAKDAREVFIATDPDREGEAIGAHVVSVIKRKGGAPIRRVLFHEITKDGVQRAMAHATEINEKKVEAQQARRVLDRLVGYKASPILWKTVKKGLSAGRVQTVALRLIVEREREIRAFVPVEYWSVTALLEKNGQTFTAKLHHVDGKKPELPNEAAAANVLADLRGRRVFPVTDVKRRERRKNPSAPFTTSTLQQEAAKKLGFGSKRTMRLAQDLYEGIELGKDEGAVGLITYMRTDSSRVAESAAAEARDYLHTLFGQEYLAAGPQLYESSKSKNTQDAHEGVRPTDPRRRPDQVQRYLKEDQFKLYQLIWQRFMASQMAPAVFDTTTVDFELEGAPSTYLFRATGSVVKFQGFLALYREAREEGEAKALEDEQELPTLEVKEQVPVKEITPAQHFTQPPPRYSEASLVKELERLGIGRPSTYASIISVLADRRYVNLEQRRFFPTPLGETVEKVMVKKFPDVFNVAFTANMEEELDRVEEGEVSWQHVLDEFYTPFSATLNDNDLDQLIAEAHDLSALATEKCPDCGGRLVPKGGFFGPFVACENHPKNCKYTRPLKGEKKEAIVTDYLCHECGAPMLLRHGRSGDFLGCSRFPKCRGTRSVPTGVKCPKDGGDISERRSKARGKLFYGCENYPNCDFVVWDKPVPEVCPECGYVGAEAKSNKTRGAYRRCLKCGNEWDVQTPEEAEEPVAV, encoded by the coding sequence ATGCCCACGAAGAAGAAGGACACCGAGCCCACGAAGGCGGCGGCCAGGAAGGCGGCGCCCGCGAAGGCGACGCCCGCGAAGGCGACCGCGAAGAAGGCGACGGCGAAGAAGGCCGCCGCCAAGCGGACGCTCAAGTATCAGCCCGCAGACGACGACGAGCCGTCGGAGCCGGGCTCCACGTCGCTCGTCATCGTCGAGTCGCCCGCGAAGGCGAAGACGATCGGCAAGTACCTCGGCCGCGGCTACAAGGTGCGGGCGACGGTCGGCCACGTCCTCGACCTGCCCGAGAAGAAGCTCGGCATCGACATCGAGGGCGGGTTCGAGCCCGAGCTCGTGCCGATCCCCGGCAAGGAGCCGGTCATCGCGGATCTCAAGAAGAACGCGAAGGACGCCCGCGAGGTGTTCATCGCCACCGACCCGGACCGCGAGGGCGAGGCGATCGGGGCGCACGTCGTCAGCGTGATCAAGCGCAAGGGCGGCGCGCCCATCCGGCGCGTGCTGTTCCACGAGATCACGAAGGACGGCGTGCAGCGCGCCATGGCGCACGCCACCGAGATCAACGAGAAGAAGGTCGAGGCGCAGCAGGCGCGCCGCGTTCTCGATCGCCTCGTCGGCTACAAGGCGAGCCCCATCCTCTGGAAGACGGTGAAGAAGGGGCTCTCCGCGGGCCGCGTGCAGACCGTCGCGCTGCGTCTCATCGTCGAGCGCGAGCGCGAGATCCGCGCGTTCGTGCCGGTCGAGTACTGGAGCGTGACCGCGCTGCTCGAGAAGAACGGGCAGACGTTCACCGCCAAGCTGCACCACGTCGACGGCAAGAAGCCCGAGCTGCCTAACGAGGCGGCGGCGGCGAACGTCCTCGCCGACCTCCGGGGGCGGCGCGTCTTCCCGGTCACCGACGTCAAGCGCCGCGAGCGCCGCAAGAACCCGTCGGCGCCGTTCACCACCAGCACGCTGCAGCAGGAGGCCGCGAAGAAGCTCGGCTTCGGCTCCAAGCGCACGATGCGGCTCGCGCAGGATCTCTACGAGGGCATCGAGCTCGGGAAGGACGAGGGCGCGGTCGGTCTCATCACCTACATGCGTACCGACTCCTCGCGCGTCGCCGAGAGCGCGGCGGCCGAGGCGCGCGACTACCTGCACACGCTGTTCGGCCAGGAGTACCTCGCCGCCGGCCCGCAGCTCTACGAGAGCAGCAAGTCGAAGAACACGCAGGACGCGCACGAGGGCGTTAGGCCGACGGATCCGCGGCGCCGCCCGGACCAGGTGCAGCGCTATCTCAAGGAGGACCAGTTCAAGCTCTACCAGCTCATCTGGCAGCGCTTCATGGCCTCGCAGATGGCGCCCGCCGTGTTCGACACGACGACGGTGGACTTCGAGCTCGAGGGCGCGCCCAGCACGTATCTGTTCCGCGCCACCGGCTCCGTCGTGAAGTTCCAGGGCTTCCTCGCGCTCTACCGCGAGGCGCGCGAGGAGGGCGAGGCGAAGGCGCTCGAGGACGAGCAGGAGCTGCCGACGCTCGAGGTGAAGGAGCAGGTGCCGGTGAAGGAGATCACGCCGGCCCAGCACTTCACGCAGCCCCCGCCGCGCTACTCCGAGGCGAGCCTCGTGAAGGAGCTCGAGCGGCTCGGCATCGGCCGGCCGTCCACCTACGCGAGCATCATCTCGGTGCTCGCCGACCGCCGCTACGTGAACCTCGAGCAGCGCCGCTTCTTCCCCACCCCGCTCGGCGAGACGGTCGAGAAGGTCATGGTGAAGAAGTTCCCCGACGTGTTCAACGTCGCGTTCACGGCGAACATGGAGGAGGAGCTCGACCGCGTGGAGGAGGGCGAGGTGTCGTGGCAGCACGTCCTCGACGAGTTCTACACGCCGTTCTCCGCCACGCTGAACGACAACGACCTCGATCAGCTCATCGCCGAGGCGCACGACCTGTCGGCGCTCGCGACGGAGAAGTGCCCGGACTGCGGCGGTCGGCTCGTGCCGAAGGGCGGCTTCTTCGGGCCGTTCGTCGCCTGCGAGAACCATCCGAAGAACTGCAAGTACACGCGGCCGCTGAAGGGCGAGAAGAAGGAGGCGATCGTCACCGATTACCTCTGCCACGAGTGCGGCGCGCCGATGCTGCTCCGCCACGGCCGCTCGGGCGACTTCCTCGGCTGCAGCCGCTTCCCGAAGTGCCGCGGCACGCGCTCCGTGCCGACGGGCGTGAAGTGCCCGAAGGACGGCGGCGACATCTCCGAGCGCCGCTCGAAGGCGCGCGGCAAGCTGTTCTACGGCTGCGAGAACTACCCGAACTGCGACTTCGTGGTGTGGGACAAGCCGGTGCCCGAGGTGTGCCCCGAGTGTGGCTACGTCGGCGCGGAGGCGAAATCCAACAAGACGCGCGGGGCGTACCGTCGGTGCCTGAAGTGCGGCAACGAGTGGGACGTCCAGACGCCGGAGGAGGCCGAAGAGCCGGTCGCCGTCTGA
- a CDS encoding DUF494 family protein → MSDASLNNLLSEMRERFAPGADPREVEVWLASRGYDARQIGEILEVFAPHLSGVPTDGGTSRPPAGRRPEGPLFRVPGSHERGRFAPEAWGRILALSATGALSPADREGLIERALQSTDGRVGLAELRALLESAGIDDGGSTATTIH, encoded by the coding sequence ATGAGCGACGCCTCCCTGAACAACTTGCTCTCCGAGATGCGCGAGCGATTCGCGCCAGGCGCCGACCCGCGCGAGGTCGAGGTCTGGCTCGCGTCGCGCGGGTACGACGCGCGTCAGATCGGTGAGATCCTGGAGGTGTTCGCCCCCCATCTCTCCGGCGTCCCGACGGACGGAGGGACCTCGCGTCCCCCGGCGGGACGTCGGCCCGAGGGCCCGCTGTTCCGCGTCCCCGGCAGCCACGAGCGGGGACGCTTCGCCCCCGAGGCGTGGGGTCGGATTCTCGCCCTCTCCGCCACCGGCGCGCTGTCGCCGGCGGACCGCGAGGGGCTCATCGAGCGCGCACTCCAGAGCACCGACGGCCGCGTCGGCCTCGCCGAGCTGCGGGCCCTCCTCGAGAGCGCCGGCATCGACGACGGCGGCTCGACCGCGACGACGATCCACTAG
- a CDS encoding shikimate kinase has protein sequence MAGRHLVLVGLPGAGKTSAGRLVADRLARPFLDFDEELERRAGCSVTELFARDGEAAFREREVDLSVELAGRPAMVIAPGGGWMANPLAAATLRPAARIIYLRVSPAAALDRMGPALAARPLLAGADPRQALEGLLRRREALYAMADFVLDTEALSVDEVADTLAVLTREFERADG, from the coding sequence GTGGCCGGTCGACACCTGGTGCTCGTCGGTCTTCCGGGCGCCGGAAAGACGAGCGCCGGCCGCCTCGTCGCCGACCGCCTCGCCCGCCCGTTCCTCGACTTCGACGAGGAGCTGGAGCGCCGTGCGGGCTGCTCGGTGACCGAGCTGTTCGCCCGCGACGGCGAGGCGGCGTTCCGCGAGCGGGAGGTCGACCTCTCGGTCGAGCTCGCGGGCCGGCCGGCCATGGTCATCGCCCCCGGCGGCGGCTGGATGGCGAACCCGCTCGCCGCGGCAACTTTGCGCCCCGCGGCGCGTATCATCTACCTTCGGGTGAGTCCCGCGGCCGCGCTCGACCGCATGGGACCGGCGCTCGCGGCCCGACCGTTGCTCGCCGGAGCCGACCCACGGCAGGCCCTCGAGGGCCTGCTCCGCCGCCGCGAGGCCCTCTACGCCATGGCCGACTTCGTCCTCGACACCGAGGCGCTGTCGGTCGACGAGGTGGCGGACACGCTGGCGGTTCTCACCCGCGAGTTCGAGCGCGCCGACGGATGA
- the aroC gene encoding chorismate synthase, with protein MSQLRFTTAGESHGPALVSVLEGMPAGVPLLAEHVDAELARRQQGYGRGRRMQIEKDHVEFLSGVRAGETVGSPIAMLIRNNDWKNWQDVMDAAPREGDPDPRRRAVTRVRPGHADLTGVLKYDRADARDILERASARETTARVAAAAICRRLLAEFDVRIGSHLVHLGGIDAARPDTLPEDLNAAADASPLRTLDASAEARMITLIDETKRAGNTLGGICEVVVDGLPVGLGSHVSWDRKLDGRLGQAMLSIPAVKGVEIGLGFETSRRTGADVHDEIELAPGRPLTGHTRRRTNRAGGLEGGMTTGEPLVVRVAMKPISTLMRPLETIDVAKSEPASAAAERSDVTAVPAMGVIAEAMAAFVLAQAFLEKFGGDSLGEMRRNYDGYLTRVGERIG; from the coding sequence ATGTCCCAGCTCCGCTTCACCACCGCCGGCGAGTCCCACGGCCCCGCGCTCGTCTCCGTCCTCGAGGGCATGCCCGCCGGCGTCCCGCTGCTGGCCGAGCACGTCGACGCGGAGCTCGCCCGCCGCCAGCAGGGCTACGGGCGCGGGCGCCGGATGCAGATCGAGAAGGACCACGTCGAGTTCCTGAGCGGCGTGCGCGCGGGCGAGACCGTCGGGTCGCCGATCGCGATGTTGATCCGGAACAACGATTGGAAGAACTGGCAGGACGTCATGGACGCCGCGCCGCGCGAGGGCGACCCCGACCCGCGCCGCCGAGCCGTGACCCGCGTCCGTCCCGGCCACGCCGACCTCACCGGGGTCCTGAAGTACGACCGCGCCGACGCGCGCGACATCCTTGAGCGCGCCTCCGCCCGCGAGACCACGGCCCGCGTCGCCGCCGCCGCGATCTGCCGTCGGCTGCTGGCCGAGTTCGACGTCCGCATCGGCAGCCACCTCGTCCACCTCGGCGGCATCGACGCCGCGCGGCCGGACACGCTTCCGGAGGACCTGAACGCCGCCGCCGACGCCAGTCCGCTCCGCACGCTCGATGCGTCGGCCGAGGCGCGCATGATCACGCTCATCGACGAGACCAAGCGCGCCGGCAACACGCTCGGCGGCATCTGCGAGGTCGTCGTCGACGGGCTCCCCGTCGGCCTCGGCTCGCACGTGAGCTGGGACCGGAAGCTCGACGGCCGGCTGGGGCAGGCCATGCTGTCGATTCCGGCCGTGAAGGGCGTCGAGATCGGCCTCGGCTTCGAGACGTCGCGCCGCACGGGAGCCGACGTCCACGACGAGATCGAGTTGGCCCCCGGCCGGCCGCTCACCGGCCACACCCGCCGCCGGACGAACCGCGCGGGCGGCCTGGAGGGCGGCATGACGACCGGCGAGCCGCTCGTCGTCCGCGTCGCCATGAAGCCGATCAGCACCCTCATGCGCCCGCTCGAGACGATCGACGTCGCGAAGTCGGAGCCGGCCTCGGCCGCCGCGGAGCGCAGCGACGTGACCGCCGTACCGGCCATGGGGGTCATAGCCGAGGCGATGGCGGCCTTCGTCCTCGCGCAGGCGTTCCTGGAGAAGTTCGGCGGCGACTCACTCGGCGAGATGCGACGCAACTACGACGGGTACCTGACGCGGGTCGGCGAGCGGATCGGGTGA